From the genome of Piliocolobus tephrosceles isolate RC106 unplaced genomic scaffold, ASM277652v3 unscaffolded_42298, whole genome shotgun sequence:
ttacgcaatcgatcctcccacctcacgtcccaagtagctgggactactgtcacctaccaccatgcccagcttgtgtatttattttgttgctcaaattgttcccaCTTTAGGCACTAGCAGCTCTTTCACAATGGCTACTGCATCCCTTTGACATATTCTCATCCGTGTGGAGGTTCTGAGCAATTCTTTACTTTCTGTGACTACAAGATGCCCCAGGAATCCtcttcttgtctttttccttatctttttcaTAGCACCCCAGTCACTAGCTTAAAAATGACCCACTTCTCTCTCCCAGGATGGGAGCATTTTGCATCACCTAAATACAGTACCTGTCCTCTCAACCCTAGGATTTGACCCACCTGTCCAATTGGGTCCAACCCTAAGTTTCCACTGGATCTTAGGCATTTTTGCTGGATTTGTAGAGCCCATCCCTGAAACCAAATGGAGACCCCTCTGTCTCCTACCTGGTCCCAACATCCTCTTTCAATGTTACAGCCTATCTAATATTCAAGAGCTAGCTCCAGGCTGTGTAATATTCAAAACAATCTGAATGTTAGACCAGATgaatgttggccaggtgtggtgattcacacatatgatcccagcactttgggtggctaaggcagtaagatcactggaggccaagaatcaagaccagcctgagcaatgtagcaggccccatctttacaaaaaaaaaaaaaaatttgagccgggtgtggtggtgcacatttgcagtcctagctactcgggaggctgaggcaggaagactgcttaagccaaggagttcaaggctgcagtgagctatgaccgcaccactgcactgcaatctggacaacatagtgagactatttccttaaaaaaaaaaaaaaggagagagagacagtctAAATTATGAAAAGAATTGCTAGCTGATTTTGGAGGCAAGTTCATGAGTTCCATTATATACCTAAAAAATATCAGGCTTAGAGTATGTGTGATATCCAAATATCTTTTGCCCCATcccctcttgtttttttttcttgtttagagccagggtcttgttatgttgcccagcctggccttgaactcctggactcaagtgatcctcccatctcagcctctcaagtagctaggatggCACACCTGGCCCCCTTTTGCTTTTGATCCAGCAAATACATGTGCTGGgaaattgttttcttcatcttctaCAATCTAATCCAGTCTTCAGGCCCAGGCCCTTTAGTACTTTTTACATAATTACTGCCTTGTATTAATAATGGATTACTCTCTTGCTGTTTTTGCCCTCAGATGTTTACTTTCTCCAAATAACCGCAAAAGTTGTCACCCTATCATTTGTCTCTGAATAGTTCtaaaaaaatctttgaacttGTTTAGCTCTGCCTAGAGCACAAATCCCATTGACAATGACCGGATTCTCTGCTATCAGATCCATATCCCACTGTGAGTCTTCAAACCTTCTTGGGTTTTCTTTGGCTGTTCCTTtaccccaccccagcctcctttCTTCCAAAACTTTCCTTGACTCTTGGCCTACCCTGTAATTTCAACAGCTCTCTGTACTTACCCTGCTGTTTAATCCATTTCAACTCTGTCTTGTATTCCAATTGCTACATGCTTGTGAGTTTCTAAGGGGTAGGGATCAGATCTTAGTCATCTTTGTCTCTGCCACAATGCCAGAGTGTGTCTAGCTTCTAATGTCCCCCAAGGCTGAACAGTACTCCACCTTGTCCATAATACCTGAATATTGTGTCCAACTATGTAAGAATCGAATTCACTTGATGTCTTCATGCCATCCACATACTTGGCAACTAAAAGAACTCAGGGCTTCTAGAGTTCTTCTGCATCCAGCCTTGAAGAAATCTAACCCTGTGCTCTAGCCCCTCCAAATGTGGGAGGGGAGCTACTGTACAGGTTGGCATTATCAACAGGATCAAGGGGTGCTCTGACCTTTGGGGTCCCAGAATGCTAGGTATCTTCTCAGACTTGACACTGTTCATGACACCATGCTCAGAGATGGACTGACCTCATGAAAGAACATGGTAGAGAGTTGTGGGTAAAGAGAAGCAGAGGGTCTTTCCAGGAGCCTTTCCTAACTTTAGCTATCTTGAATTTGGGAGAGGTGTTTGTGGAGGATGAAAGGGGTGGTACTCAGAAAGCACCGTGAGAGTAGTGGCTGGGGAAAGGGGGATTACTGATGATCCAAGGCATCAGTGTGAAGATGTGGAACAGGAAAACAGAGCTCAGATACAGGCTGCAGGCCCACAGATGCACAGAGGGGCCCATGGCCACCTTAAAAAGGTTGATCACCCTATCCCCATAAAACCAAAATCTGGCTCCTTTGCAGTCACCCTCCTGCCTAAAAGTTCCAGGGACCTTTCCAGCGAGTTTCATCCCTAGAGGAATGTTCCTGAGTGTCTATTACCTGGATATTTCTCAGGCACAAGGAGGAACCAGCTCTCTACTGTCAGGGCCATATATCACAGGCCCTAAAGAGCTGCCATGAATCTAGGATGAGCGAGGGTCCTTTAATTTGTCAAAACATGGGGCAGCAGATGTCTAAAATGTACAGCCTGGGGTTTCTAGTGTTTGTTGGGTCCCACCACCAAGGGCTTTCAGCACCCCCAGAGTTCCTTATGTTCCTCTTACAAACACGGGGCAGGGGATGTGACCCTCATTTCATGGTCTAATGCGTGGATGTAGCATTCATTCTAGATCTTGTCATGTCTGATTAAGACTGCCCTTTTTCTGGATTTCCTATGTTAGGTACACaacttcttccctcttcccctggAATTATCTAAAAGTTCCCACCTCtcattgtgtgtctgtgtgggattggagtgtgtgtgcacgtatgtaCACCTGGCTGCATGTTGGTAATGAAAATACAGGGATATTAGTATAAGGCTGTGTTAGGGACCAATGAAATTGAGTTGGGGGCAGAATTAAAGGAACAAATCTGCTGTTAAGACCAACCCATGCCACCCATCCTGTCCCATCTCTGATCTACTATTTGATTTACTGACTTTGAAAGGTTAACTTTCCAAAAtaagacatttcattttatttctcaaatcagAATAAGTTGGTGAGAGTAGAAACCACTAGGTCAAGAGAAAGAACTCTCCCCCAaaatggagagaatctttctcCCTATCCTGGGCTGCTGGTGCCCCTGGAAATGGGACTTCTTCCTTCCACATATGCTGCTAGCACAAGTCCCCTTGGGCCGGCTGGGCTGAAGTGGGCAGGGTTGGGCCCCTTTCACCCACCCAGAAACACGGGTTCACTGACCGTCAGGCTCTAGGATCTCCAGGGGGTCCGCGGTGCGCTTCTGACCTGGCCCAGCAAGAGCACTCCTGACAGCCTCACAGACAGAAGGAGCTGCAGCCAGGTGTGCCTGAGCCTCAGTAATCGAGCACCGGAATAGGAGGCTCAGCAAGGCGATGGGGATCACCTGTGGGGAAGAGGCAGCGGGCACTGAAGCCTGAGGGAATTAGGTCATTAGAGAAAGAGCCCCGGGGgaaggtcgggcacagtggctcacatctgtaatcccagcactttgggaggccgaggcgggcagatcacttaagttcaggagtctgagacaagcctggccaatatggcgataccccgtctctactaaaaatacaaaaatcagccaggcattggtggctggcacctgtaatcccagctatttgggaggatgaagcaagagaatctcttgaacctgggagcgcagaggttgcagtgagccgagatcgcgccactgcactccagcagcccgggtgacagagcaagactccctctcaaaaaaaaaaaaaaaaaaaaaaaccagaacccTGCAGCAGTTAAAGCATTTGATATAGGAATCAGGAGTCACCAGGTTAGATGGACATTGGATGTTATGAAGACCAGAAGGTGGTAACAAGGTGGATTAAGAGCAGAGAGAAACCTTCATTTTGACCAGGAAAACTCGTATTCGTCCTTCAAAACCCAGTCCAAATaccttttctgcctctttttcctGACTCCCTTCCTAGGCAGAATAGAAGACTCCTTTTCTGTGCCCCTGTAGTACCTTTTTCACACCTCCAGGACCACTTGTTACAGTCATGTCTCCCCCATGAATGTGGAGGTCCTTGTGAGCAGAATGCCACTGAGCTTTGTAAACCCAGTGCCAAACAAACTTCTTGGCATATTGAAAGTACTCAATAACTTTTTGTTGAATGACCAGCAGTGGGCAGGATACCTGTTCCTTCTCATGTGCAACCTGGACATGGCAGGAGATGGGAGCAGCCCGAATATCATCTGACAGTGGCTGGGGAAAGTGGATCACTCGGAGGAGGCTCTCGATGCATCGAGCCTTGGACTGTCCAGAGAACCGCTAAGGAAAAAGTGGTAGGACCAGTGTCAGGCTAAAGGCCAGAGGAACTAAGAATGGAGTCAAGGGAGAAGAAGGAACTCTGAGAGTGGGAGGCTGGGATCCCGAAGCCTGGCTGGAGAGGCTGTAGATGATTTGTCCATGTTGGCAATCCTAAACTCGTAATTCCCAGGTGTAAAGAAAAACTAGGTTAAGGGGGTTGGTGGTGGGCTTGATTGGCTGGGTTAAACTGGAGAATTAATGGTAAATTGGTCAAATTTGCATGCATGTCACACCAATCCCGTAGGTTGGTGATCTGGACTCCCTCTCTCTAGTTTCCCCTGTAACCACATCCATCTTGCACACTAATGTGAGACTGTTCATCTGCAAACACTGCTTCCATTTTGTCACTACCTTCCTCTCTGTCTAGCTCAGCATtgtccagtagaaatataatgcaaggctgggcatggtggctcacacctataatcccagcattttgggaggtcaaaacaggaggatcacttgagcccaggagttcgagaccagcctaggaaacatagcaagacccccatctctacaaaaaataaaataaattagcagggtgtggtggcacctgcctatcgtcccagccactcaggaggctgaggtgggaggattgcctgagctcaggagtttgagctgtagtgagccatggtgatgccactgcactgcactccagcttgggtaacagcgtgagaccctgtctctaaaaaactaaaaataaagaaaaaaaaaataatgcaaaccacatgtgtgtttttagtagatgtattaaaaaaagaaatcggtgagattggccgggcacggcagctcacacctgtaatcccagcacttcaagaggccgaggcaggcagatcacaaggtcaggagttggagaccagcctgaccaatatggtgaaaccccatctctactaaaaatacaaaaaaaaaaaaaaattagctgggcatggtggcacatgcctgtaatcccagctactcaggaggctgaggcaggagaatcatctgaacccaggaggcggaggttacagtgagccaagatcgtgccactgcactccagcctgggtgacagagcgagaatacatctcaaaaaaaaaaaaaaaaattgatttcacctatttctcctgactttgtgatctgcctgccttgtcctcccaaagtgctgggattataggcatgagccaccacgcctggcctgaaatcaattttaataatatatttcatttaacccaGTATATAACCCAATGTAAACAACATTAAACATTATTAGTGAgatattttgcaatatttttctatattcatattttgtattttgaaatccagtgtgtattttccAATTAGAGTACACCtcaatttggttttctgtg
Proteins encoded in this window:
- the LOC113223704 gene encoding glucokinase regulatory protein-like — translated: KFQRELSTKRVLNTVSTGAHVLLGKILQNHMLDLRISNSKLFWRALAMLQRFSGQSKARCIESLLRVIHFPQPLSDDIRAAPISCHVQVAHEKEQVIPIALLSLLFRCSITEAQAHLAAAPSVCEAVRSALAGPGQKRTADPLEILEPD